The following proteins are encoded in a genomic region of Candidatus Diapherotrites archaeon:
- a CDS encoding O-antigen ligase family protein, translated as MELSGRATVFRIFFTVLFFCSLVSAAALLWVSGDFAVPLLVFAVFFAAALLRPVPAFYALAVFAALSPFLQNGFSAENILLAEFALLGFAASALSRAFFSEKGFAFKAGIADFFAGGFFLFSGAAFVAGVFAGNAFEPYPLRLAVLSFEFILLYLIGRGFFTFAVSPRKSFIAMLAAAVFLAVSGIILFNFHSAPGAGLFLGFQGPASFYRLEFPFFYENAAGLFFAVFFSSAFSFALFSHGWKRMLFLFSCLPLLLALLYTYSRGAWILALLGVLAAMLLKLHNWPSTARQARGRTLALGLSAAACLLLMFSVAILYGTVFGNSGEATPSEYSFFNRLSVVDRSPEIRAQVFSVSARAALQEPFFGNGFGSFEMAYFGLAGKDFGGPKNAHNSFLHFALERGVPAGLFFLFFQAALVFLLAKRLLSRRESSGACAALFLSALIFFAGGFFEFALFSARNAFVFWLFAGMSIGASGGGSPEKQVSWKHLLALASAFSVVFAAFSLAPFLLEAQQALESGISHELKGGLVNPGFEDGFKGWDSFNNSEIFLSENARSGKRSMGLRVEGPTKSWAGLSTFNAYAVSLEPDSDYVLSAFFFVPENGDFSGTFRLSAFFFGRKECAGKPPECLGITFSGLDQFVDGSAPRGGWFERRLVFRTGGEIAGVRPSVITSSNLSGRGTILVDDMSIEKAG; from the coding sequence ATGGAACTTTCTGGGCGTGCCACGGTTTTCAGGATTTTTTTCACGGTCCTGTTTTTCTGTTCGCTTGTTTCCGCGGCGGCGCTGTTATGGGTTTCCGGGGATTTTGCGGTTCCATTGCTGGTGTTTGCGGTGTTTTTCGCGGCCGCGCTTTTGCGGCCCGTTCCGGCGTTTTATGCCCTTGCGGTTTTTGCCGCGCTGTCGCCTTTTTTGCAGAACGGATTTTCCGCCGAAAACATCCTTTTGGCGGAGTTCGCCCTGCTTGGCTTTGCGGCCTCCGCGCTGTCGCGCGCCTTTTTTTCGGAAAAGGGCTTTGCCTTCAAGGCGGGCATTGCCGATTTTTTTGCGGGCGGCTTTTTTTTGTTTTCAGGCGCGGCATTTGTTGCCGGCGTTTTTGCGGGAAACGCCTTTGAACCCTATCCCTTGAGGCTGGCGGTCCTCTCGTTCGAGTTCATTTTGCTTTACCTTATCGGACGCGGGTTTTTCACGTTCGCGGTTTCGCCCCGGAAATCTTTCATTGCAATGCTTGCCGCGGCGGTTTTTCTCGCGGTTTCCGGAATAATCCTTTTCAATTTCCATTCGGCGCCCGGCGCGGGCCTTTTTTTGGGGTTCCAGGGCCCGGCTTCCTTTTACCGGCTTGAATTCCCGTTTTTTTATGAGAATGCCGCGGGGCTGTTCTTCGCGGTTTTTTTTTCCTCCGCGTTTTCTTTTGCACTGTTTTCGCATGGCTGGAAAAGAATGCTTTTCCTTTTTTCGTGCCTGCCGCTGCTGCTTGCACTGCTTTACACGTACTCGCGCGGCGCCTGGATTCTTGCCCTGCTTGGCGTGCTGGCGGCAATGCTTTTGAAACTGCATAACTGGCCATCAACGGCCCGTCAGGCGCGGGGCCGCACGCTGGCTTTGGGCTTGTCGGCCGCCGCATGCCTCCTGCTGATGTTTTCCGTCGCAATATTGTACGGCACGGTTTTCGGCAATTCCGGGGAAGCCACGCCTTCGGAGTATTCCTTTTTCAACAGGCTTTCGGTTGTGGACCGCAGTCCGGAAATCCGTGCGCAGGTTTTTTCGGTCAGCGCCCGAGCCGCGCTTCAAGAGCCTTTTTTCGGCAACGGCTTCGGCTCGTTTGAAATGGCCTATTTCGGCCTGGCCGGAAAAGACTTCGGGGGGCCGAAGAATGCGCACAATTCTTTCCTGCATTTTGCGCTGGAGCGCGGGGTTCCCGCAGGATTGTTTTTCCTTTTTTTCCAGGCCGCGCTTGTTTTCCTGCTTGCCAAACGGCTTTTGTCGCGGCGTGAAAGTTCCGGCGCCTGCGCCGCGCTTTTCCTTTCCGCCCTGATTTTTTTTGCGGGCGGCTTTTTCGAATTCGCCTTGTTTTCGGCTAGGAACGCCTTTGTGTTCTGGCTTTTTGCGGGAATGTCGATTGGCGCTTCAGGCGGCGGTTCCCCCGAAAAGCAGGTTTCATGGAAACATCTGCTTGCACTGGCCTCGGCTTTTTCGGTTGTTTTCGCCGCCTTTTCCCTTGCGCCGTTTCTTTTGGAGGCGCAGCAGGCGCTTGAATCCGGCATTTCGCATGAGTTGAAGGGCGGGCTTGTGAATCCTGGCTTTGAAGACGGCTTCAAGGGCTGGGACTCGTTCAACAACTCGGAAATATTTTTGTCCGAAAACGCGCGCTCCGGAAAGCGTTCGATGGGCCTGCGCGTTGAAGGCCCGACTAAAAGCTGGGCGGGCCTTTCGACTTTCAACGCTTATGCCGTGAGCCTGGAACCGGATTCGGATTATGTGCTTTCCGCATTTTTTTTCGTACCAGAAAACGGCGATTTTTCAGGAACGTTCCGGCTTTCCGCGTTTTTTTTCGGCCGCAAGGAATGCGCGGGAAAGCCGCCGGAATGCCTCGGCATAACCTTTTCGGGTTTGGACCAGTTTGTTGACGGTTCCGCGCCAAGAGGCGGGTGGTTTGAAAGGCGCCTTGTTTTCAGGACGGGCGGGGAAATCGCGGGCGTCAGGCCGTCAGTGATCACGTCTTCAAACCTTTCAGGGCGGGGCACGATTCTTGTCGACGACATGTCGATCGAAAAGGCCGGTTAG
- a CDS encoding class I SAM-dependent methyltransferase, which produces MKKAPTIGKLFSSIDLRVHGVFESLSNEIVKPSVLAVLGLKRHERWQLKPEKYLADDYLSEIPSNSVTRTALYAAINRTAGRKVLDIGCGPGIFFDGFRKNCKTKTYIGIDITPKMVKIAKKRFPEADFRKGDITKLDFKDAEYSICIISHVLEHLAPETCKKAIRESVRVAKRKVIIEFFIPPREKETTRQLDYFYYNQYDGKELKKFIRSLNCKIKITKIIDKEQPIIKNRHYEIWEIEKKIVSK; this is translated from the coding sequence ATGAAAAAAGCCCCAACTATCGGCAAATTATTTTCCAGCATAGATTTGCGCGTGCACGGTGTTTTCGAATCCCTCAGCAACGAGATTGTTAAACCGTCCGTGCTGGCAGTTTTAGGCCTCAAAAGGCACGAACGATGGCAGTTGAAGCCGGAAAAATATTTGGCAGACGATTACCTGTCGGAAATACCGTCAAATTCGGTTACCAGAACCGCATTGTATGCCGCAATAAACAGGACAGCCGGCAGAAAAGTTCTTGATATTGGCTGCGGCCCGGGCATATTTTTTGACGGATTCAGAAAAAATTGCAAAACAAAAACCTACATCGGGATAGACATTACCCCTAAGATGGTCAAAATAGCAAAAAAAAGGTTTCCTGAAGCGGATTTCAGGAAAGGCGATATAACAAAACTAGATTTCAAGGACGCGGAATATTCAATCTGCATCATAAGCCATGTATTAGAGCACCTGGCACCGGAAACCTGCAAAAAAGCGATAAGGGAATCGGTCAGAGTGGCAAAAAGAAAGGTGATAATCGAGTTCTTCATCCCGCCAAGAGAGAAGGAAACCACAAGGCAGTTAGACTACTTTTACTACAACCAATACGATGGCAAAGAACTCAAAAAATTCATCAGAAGCCTCAATTGCAAAATCAAAATCACCAAAATAATCGACAAGGAACAACCAATAATAAAAAACAGGCACTACGAAATCTGGGAAATAGAAAAAAAAATAGTCAGCAAATAG
- a CDS encoding phosphotransferase produces MPGAPLESRLEAFLSANRLKLDRQLSKGFSSKIFLVRKARKSFCLKIERDDSPRQAMAEREAANLALANSVCVGPKLFAQDSENRCVLMEFVEGERFTDWLLDGNPGKRQLRAFINDLLGQADRLDSAGLDHGQLAGKGRNILVRKGGPVIIDFEKASIARKPHNRSQLESFLFKSSKSAVVKRISETIC; encoded by the coding sequence ATGCCTGGAGCGCCCCTTGAAAGCAGGCTGGAAGCGTTTCTCTCGGCCAACCGCCTGAAACTTGACAGGCAGCTGTCAAAGGGCTTTTCCTCGAAAATTTTTTTGGTGCGGAAGGCAAGGAAAAGCTTTTGCCTGAAAATCGAGCGCGACGATTCGCCGAGGCAGGCAATGGCGGAAAGGGAAGCTGCCAATCTCGCGCTTGCGAATTCCGTTTGCGTAGGGCCCAAACTTTTTGCCCAGGATTCAGAAAACCGGTGCGTTCTCATGGAGTTTGTCGAAGGCGAACGCTTCACGGACTGGCTTTTGGATGGCAATCCCGGAAAAAGGCAGCTCCGGGCTTTCATAAATGATTTGCTTGGGCAGGCGGACAGGCTCGACTCGGCCGGATTGGACCACGGCCAGCTTGCGGGCAAGGGCAGGAACATTCTTGTCAGGAAAGGCGGGCCGGTAATAATTGATTTTGAGAAGGCTTCCATTGCAAGGAAACCGCACAACCGCTCGCAACTGGAATCGTTTTTGTTCAAAAGCAGTAAATCGGCGGTTGTGAAAAGGATTTCTGAAACTATTTGCTGA
- a CDS encoding sodium:calcium antiporter has product MIFEIFLLLLGAFLLVVGSDWVSEAATFLAKRFHTTNTAVGILLVSAVLSLPELLVAILAIVKGENGIGVGVVLGSIVVNLGLVIGISAMLRPIVFPRHIISRDVVFMVVATIVVSLIVLDDFGITRRNGIVFLLLFVPYIINVVEQERALAKEQRERESEKIEKTLMFFGRLADGASSIKDPKLIFCAGILLLLAGAELFTSGLSGIAVAFALPKLLVGVTLGAIGPSLPNLAAAIQAVRKKYDDLAVSETIGSNIFTLLVTLGIISLIAPVSIDSETAFVTAPAILVVSLAFFAFSLRGRISRKAGLILLLLYLASVAAEFLVRL; this is encoded by the coding sequence GTGATTTTTGAAATTTTTTTGCTTTTGCTCGGCGCTTTCCTGCTTGTGGTGGGCTCGGACTGGGTTTCGGAGGCGGCAACCTTTCTTGCAAAGCGCTTTCACACCACTAACACTGCTGTCGGAATACTTTTGGTTTCAGCTGTTTTGAGCCTGCCCGAGCTTCTGGTCGCGATTCTTGCGATTGTCAAAGGCGAGAACGGCATCGGAGTAGGCGTGGTGCTCGGTTCGATTGTCGTCAACCTCGGCCTTGTTATAGGGATTTCCGCGATGCTGCGCCCGATAGTCTTTCCAAGGCACATCATTTCGCGCGACGTGGTCTTCATGGTTGTGGCAACCATCGTGGTTTCATTGATTGTGCTTGACGATTTCGGCATAACCCGGCGCAACGGCATTGTTTTCCTGCTGTTGTTCGTGCCGTACATCATCAATGTTGTCGAGCAGGAAAGGGCTTTGGCAAAGGAGCAGCGCGAGCGCGAATCCGAAAAAATCGAGAAAACCCTCATGTTTTTCGGCCGCCTTGCTGACGGCGCGTCTTCCATAAAGGACCCCAAATTAATTTTTTGCGCAGGCATCCTGTTGCTGTTGGCAGGCGCCGAGCTTTTCACTTCGGGCCTGTCGGGGATAGCGGTCGCGTTTGCACTGCCCAAGCTTTTGGTGGGCGTAACTCTTGGCGCGATCGGCCCGAGCCTGCCGAACCTTGCAGCCGCAATCCAGGCCGTGAGAAAAAAGTACGACGATCTGGCGGTATCCGAAACAATCGGCTCGAACATTTTCACCTTGCTGGTCACTCTCGGAATCATATCGCTTATTGCGCCTGTTTCGATTGACTCCGAAACCGCGTTTGTCACTGCGCCCGCGATTTTGGTTGTGAGCCTCGCCTTTTTCGCTTTTTCCCTGCGCGGCAGGATTTCAAGGAAAGCAGGACTGATTTTGCTGCTGCTTTACCTTGCAAGCGTTGCCGCGGAATTCCTTGTGCGCCTGTGA
- a CDS encoding ABC transporter ATP-binding protein yields MQHAQAIIKAENVSKVYDMGRQVQVAALKKINLEIGKGEFVSIIGQSGSGKTTLLDILSALLRPTHGEVYINGKPISKMSDSELAVVRGKTIGFIFQSFNLISRMSALENVMLPLWFQGVPAQGRKEIATKILQDVGLGDRMDHKPNELSGGQKQRVAIARALAVDPDIIVADEPTGNLDSKSGATILQLIENLNRDRGKTILIVTHERYVAERAQKIINIKDGEIISTEINDSENSRSVRRDYK; encoded by the coding sequence ATGCAGCACGCGCAGGCAATCATCAAGGCCGAGAACGTTTCAAAGGTCTACGACATGGGCCGCCAGGTGCAGGTTGCCGCGTTGAAGAAAATAAACCTTGAAATCGGAAAAGGCGAATTCGTTTCAATCATCGGCCAAAGCGGCTCGGGCAAGACGACACTGCTTGACATCCTGAGCGCATTGCTCCGACCGACGCATGGCGAGGTTTACATCAACGGGAAGCCAATTTCAAAAATGAGCGATTCCGAGCTGGCCGTGGTGAGGGGCAAAACCATCGGATTCATTTTCCAGAGCTTCAACCTCATTTCAAGGATGTCGGCGCTGGAAAACGTCATGCTGCCATTGTGGTTCCAGGGCGTTCCGGCGCAGGGGCGAAAGGAGATTGCCACAAAAATCCTGCAGGACGTGGGCTTGGGCGACAGGATGGACCACAAGCCCAACGAGCTTTCCGGCGGGCAGAAGCAGAGGGTTGCCATTGCACGCGCGCTTGCAGTCGACCCGGACATAATCGTGGCGGACGAGCCGACCGGCAACCTTGACTCCAAATCCGGCGCGACAATACTCCAACTCATCGAAAACCTCAACCGTGACAGGGGCAAAACCATTTTGATTGTTACGCATGAAAGATATGTTGCCGAAAGGGCGCAAAAAATAATAAACATCAAAGACGGTGAAATTATAAGCACCGAAATCAATGATTCAGAGAATTCCAGATCCGTTAGGAGGGACTACAAGTGA
- a CDS encoding MFS transporter, with protein MPLSDLEIVKQAEKRKSDSLRNSIVDGMAFSVMVGFGESLAVPFALALHANAFQVGLLTALPLLLGAVVQLAGAKILGITKNRQKIILPFVFLQAVMWAFIALVPFVFRENAVWILIAFYCIYIMFGQVVSPAWNSLMADLVSPKERGAYFGRRNAMTGLTALSATLAAGYFLNLYSKEALMFGFASMFFIAMAYRFISLAYLKKMHEPEYIWDEEKGDGLGHFIKTARKSNFGLFVLFMGFMNFSVFLSAPYFTPYMLGALRFDYLTFTIVNSAAALATILAMRRWGLTGDTFGNRRIIAITAFLISIVPVLWLFSSNPLYLIAAQLFSGLVWAGFTLAAANFLYDSVEPGKIAKYFAYQNIVIGVMAVLGALAGSYILDHATQKIWPSNYLFVFLVSTMLRLAAAGVFVTRIKEVRKVQLVSKRQLFFKFVTIRPPYGLVHEAAIIGKKISGLKSRMKI; from the coding sequence ATGCCGCTCTCCGACCTAGAAATTGTGAAGCAAGCAGAGAAAAGGAAAAGCGATTCGCTCAGGAACTCCATAGTCGACGGAATGGCTTTCTCCGTGATGGTGGGCTTCGGCGAATCGCTCGCAGTTCCATTCGCGCTGGCATTGCATGCAAACGCCTTCCAGGTCGGATTGCTCACGGCATTGCCCCTGCTGCTTGGGGCAGTCGTCCAGCTTGCGGGCGCAAAAATTCTTGGCATCACGAAAAACAGGCAGAAGATAATCCTGCCGTTCGTGTTCCTGCAGGCAGTCATGTGGGCGTTCATTGCACTGGTGCCCTTTGTTTTCAGGGAAAACGCTGTCTGGATCCTGATAGCATTCTACTGCATTTACATAATGTTCGGCCAGGTTGTCAGCCCCGCGTGGAACAGCCTCATGGCGGATTTGGTTTCGCCAAAGGAAAGGGGCGCATACTTCGGCAGGCGGAACGCCATGACCGGCCTCACTGCTTTGAGTGCGACTCTCGCGGCAGGCTATTTCCTCAACCTGTACTCGAAGGAAGCGCTCATGTTCGGCTTCGCGTCAATGTTTTTCATAGCCATGGCTTACAGGTTCATTTCGCTCGCATACCTCAAAAAAATGCACGAACCCGAATACATCTGGGACGAGGAAAAAGGCGACGGCTTAGGCCATTTCATCAAAACCGCGCGAAAAAGCAATTTCGGGTTGTTCGTATTGTTCATGGGGTTCATGAACTTCTCGGTTTTCCTTTCCGCGCCATACTTCACGCCTTACATGCTCGGCGCCCTGCGCTTCGACTACCTGACCTTCACGATAGTGAACTCGGCCGCGGCACTTGCGACAATCCTTGCAATGCGCAGGTGGGGCCTGACAGGCGACACTTTCGGCAACAGGAGAATAATCGCCATTACGGCATTTCTCATTTCAATCGTGCCCGTGCTCTGGCTGTTCTCCTCAAACCCCCTTTACCTGATTGCCGCGCAGTTGTTTTCAGGCCTCGTCTGGGCCGGATTCACTTTGGCTGCGGCAAACTTTTTGTACGATTCGGTCGAACCCGGAAAAATAGCGAAATACTTCGCGTACCAGAACATCGTGATTGGCGTCATGGCGGTGCTCGGCGCGCTCGCAGGCAGCTACATCCTCGACCATGCAACCCAGAAAATCTGGCCTTCAAACTATTTGTTCGTTTTCCTGGTTTCAACCATGCTGAGGCTTGCGGCCGCCGGCGTTTTCGTCACAAGGATAAAGGAAGTGCGCAAAGTCCAGCTTGTCTCGAAAAGGCAGCTGTTCTTCAAATTCGTGACAATCAGGCCGCCATACGGCCTGGTGCACGAAGCAGCAATCATAGGAAAAAAAATCTCCGGCCTGAAAAGCAGGATGAAAATCTGA
- a CDS encoding DUF4258 domain-containing protein: MEVFWTRHARERFIERALLHGFTRAEIEMVIKKQLVRLNKGFDEKYMKNKFETVGVVAGKFFTIEKAEDKKRIIVITLWESSKKEVELWFSKQK, translated from the coding sequence GTGGAAGTATTCTGGACACGGCATGCACGGGAAAGATTCATAGAGCGGGCATTGCTCCATGGGTTCACAAGAGCCGAAATTGAAATGGTAATCAAAAAGCAACTGGTGCGATTAAACAAAGGTTTTGACGAAAAATACATGAAAAACAAGTTTGAAACTGTGGGAGTTGTGGCAGGCAAATTTTTCACTATTGAAAAAGCCGAGGACAAAAAGCGAATAATAGTAATAACTTTGTGGGAGTCAAGCAAAAAGGAGGTTGAATTATGGTTTTCAAAGCAAAAATAA
- a CDS encoding YgiT-type zinc finger protein, which translates to MVFKAKIKCPICEGHAKLSKSSVELFGGAISIKDSPIYECQKCGEQFGTGNMVDKTLEEARKQFGFSRQIVSTGGSLAITIPPDLAKFYKLRKGEKIELVPAGEKMLKVKIC; encoded by the coding sequence ATGGTTTTCAAAGCAAAAATAAAATGCCCGATATGCGAAGGGCACGCCAAGCTGTCAAAGTCAAGCGTTGAATTGTTCGGGGGCGCAATCAGCATCAAAGACAGCCCCATATATGAATGCCAAAAATGCGGGGAGCAATTCGGGACAGGAAACATGGTTGACAAAACTCTTGAAGAAGCAAGAAAACAGTTCGGCTTCAGCAGGCAAATAGTCTCAACCGGCGGCTCGCTGGCGATAACAATCCCGCCCGATTTGGCAAAATTCTACAAACTGCGCAAAGGCGAAAAAATAGAGCTTGTGCCGGCAGGCGAAAAAATGTTGAAAGTCAAAATCTGTTAA
- a CDS encoding TCP-1/cpn60 chaperonin family protein, which translates to MAENQQQPVMFLSEGTRRTRGRDAQRINILIGKAVANAVKSTLGPKGMDKMIVDELGDVTISNDGATILTEMSLDHPIGKMMVEVAKTQDDEVGDGTTTAVILAGGLLAKAEELLDDEIHPSIIIKGYREASKKAIEVVRELGEPVSFDDMRVLKNIARTSMTGKSAESEETLSDLVVEAIKLVADKDADGKTTIDIDNIKVEKKEGASIADSQLIRGIVVDKEVVHSGMPKSVKGAKIALVDVALEIKETETDAKIEITSPDQLQAFLDQEEGMLRKMVDRIAESGANIVVCQKGIDDLAQHFLAKKGILAVRRVKQSDMTALSRATGAKVVSRLQDISKDDLGKAETVYEKKIAGDNMVFIEGCKNPKAVSLIIRGGTEHVIDEIERAVHDALMSTATAVRDGKIVVGGGAVEAEIAFKLRDYAKTIGGREQLAIEAFAETLEEIPRTLAETAGMNPLDTLVSLRSEHGSKGGKYIGVNVFTGKLSDMKKANVIEPLSVKVQAISSATEVAEMILRIDDIIAGSSKNSAPPMPGGMGGMPGMEM; encoded by the coding sequence ATGGCTGAAAACCAGCAGCAACCGGTAATGTTCCTGTCAGAGGGAACGAGGAGAACGCGCGGAAGGGACGCGCAGCGCATAAACATTCTCATCGGCAAGGCAGTCGCTAACGCAGTGAAAAGCACTCTCGGCCCCAAGGGAATGGACAAGATGATTGTCGACGAACTTGGTGACGTGACGATTTCAAACGACGGCGCGACTATCCTGACGGAAATGAGCTTGGACCACCCGATTGGAAAAATGATGGTTGAAGTTGCCAAGACCCAGGACGACGAGGTCGGCGATGGCACCACGACAGCGGTCATTCTGGCCGGCGGCCTGCTCGCAAAAGCCGAAGAGCTTCTGGATGATGAAATCCATCCAAGCATCATAATCAAGGGTTACAGGGAAGCCTCGAAAAAGGCGATTGAAGTCGTCAGGGAATTAGGCGAACCCGTTTCGTTTGATGACATGAGGGTGCTGAAAAACATTGCGCGCACTTCCATGACGGGCAAGAGCGCGGAAAGCGAGGAAACCCTCTCCGACTTGGTGGTTGAGGCGATAAAGCTTGTCGCGGACAAGGATGCGGACGGCAAAACAACGATTGACATCGACAACATCAAGGTTGAAAAGAAGGAAGGCGCTTCGATTGCCGACAGCCAGCTCATCAGGGGCATTGTAGTCGACAAGGAAGTCGTGCATTCCGGAATGCCGAAAAGCGTGAAAGGCGCGAAAATCGCATTGGTCGACGTTGCACTGGAAATAAAGGAAACCGAAACCGACGCGAAAATCGAAATCACTTCGCCCGACCAATTGCAGGCGTTCTTGGACCAGGAAGAGGGAATGCTGCGCAAGATGGTTGACAGGATTGCAGAGTCAGGCGCAAACATCGTCGTCTGCCAGAAGGGCATCGACGATCTGGCACAGCATTTCCTTGCAAAAAAAGGCATTCTTGCAGTGCGCCGCGTCAAACAGTCCGACATGACGGCGCTGTCAAGGGCGACCGGAGCGAAAGTCGTTTCAAGGCTCCAGGACATTTCAAAGGACGACCTCGGAAAAGCCGAAACGGTTTACGAAAAGAAAATCGCGGGCGACAACATGGTCTTCATCGAAGGCTGCAAGAACCCGAAAGCAGTTTCGCTCATCATAAGGGGCGGCACCGAGCACGTCATAGACGAAATCGAAAGGGCCGTGCACGACGCTTTGATGTCGACCGCAACGGCCGTCAGGGACGGCAAAATTGTCGTTGGCGGCGGCGCGGTTGAAGCCGAAATCGCATTCAAACTACGCGATTATGCTAAGACCATCGGCGGCAGGGAACAGCTTGCAATCGAGGCATTCGCTGAAACCCTCGAGGAGATTCCGAGAACCTTGGCGGAGACGGCCGGCATGAATCCGTTGGACACGCTTGTCAGTTTGCGCTCCGAGCACGGCTCTAAAGGCGGAAAATACATCGGCGTGAACGTGTTCACGGGAAAGCTCTCCGACATGAAAAAGGCCAACGTCATAGAGCCCTTGTCCGTGAAAGTGCAGGCAATCAGCTCGGCAACGGAAGTTGCGGAAATGATCCTGCGCATCGACGACATCATAGCGGGCAGCAGCAAGAATTCCGCTCCGCCAATGCCTGGCGGCATGGGCGGAATGCCGGGCATGGAAATGTGA
- a CDS encoding AAA family ATPase, protein MIIIALTGMARSGKDTAANVLEKKFGFKKLVFSDFLKAEVERRGLEISKENMSKVGDELRKAEGMDCVAKRLWLEAKKSEKVVAVGMRSVEEAEFLKGRADSFYLIALKAEPSMRFERKSEADPQAEKDFFARDERDVANKGLGKIIGLADMMIENNSTLDALEKKVEMAARLAQKKPRKPAGKTKP, encoded by the coding sequence GTGATAATAATCGCGCTCACGGGCATGGCGAGAAGCGGCAAGGACACTGCCGCAAACGTTTTGGAGAAAAAATTCGGCTTCAAAAAACTGGTTTTCTCGGATTTCCTCAAAGCGGAAGTTGAAAGGCGCGGCCTTGAAATCAGCAAGGAAAACATGTCCAAAGTGGGGGACGAACTGCGCAAAGCCGAGGGCATGGACTGCGTCGCAAAACGGCTCTGGCTTGAAGCGAAAAAATCCGAAAAAGTCGTGGCGGTCGGCATGCGATCCGTAGAGGAAGCCGAATTCCTCAAAGGCAGGGCGGACTCCTTTTACCTGATTGCATTGAAGGCCGAGCCTTCAATGCGGTTTGAACGGAAATCCGAAGCCGACCCGCAGGCCGAAAAAGACTTTTTTGCAAGGGACGAGCGCGACGTTGCAAACAAGGGCCTTGGAAAAATAATCGGCCTGGCTGACATGATGATTGAAAACAATTCGACGCTTGATGCGCTGGAAAAAAAAGTTGAAATGGCCGCCCGGCTTGCCCAAAAAAAGCCCCGAAAACCTGCCGGGAAGACAAAGCCTTAA